In Gossypium arboreum isolate Shixiya-1 chromosome 3, ASM2569848v2, whole genome shotgun sequence, the sequence tgatttgaggtctgggtACTATCAATTAAAGGTAAAAGaatcggatgtacccaagactgcattcaggactcggtatggtcattgcAAGTTCCTTGGGATGCCTTTCAGATGGAATTACATTAGTTTTAGAGGACAAAActttagtttttagttttttcTGGAAACACCaatttatctttttcattttttcttttttttagaattaattttagtttttttttcaaaaagagGGAAAAACATGGGGTTTTATAAGAAATTATCTGGGTTTTTATAAAGAAAATTAGGATTTTTACAAGGAAAAAaccattttatcttttaattttcttgatttatttcttttcttaaaattaattttattatttttagtgaaaaggAAATATCTAAGGTTTTACAGGGAATTAATTGGGTTTTTTTATAGGAGCAAACCATGGTTATCTGAATTAGATTGGACCAGTTGACTGAGAACCATTTAGGGTATCGATGCGGAGAAAGTCTTTAGACTGATTGAGCCAGGAATCGGTACAAGCTAGTTTAATTAGACTAAAAAATTGGTtgaacatgttttttttttaaacattttttaatgatttatttaatttagtggtTCAAATTAATTGGATTAACGAACCAACGGCTTGGGAAAACCTAAGTTTTTACATGTAACTGAGTTACAGGTGAAAAACTTGGGTTTCATCTCAGCAATTGAGGAACTTAAtgtgatttttttaataaaattaattctaaaaaaaaatgagtgaccaaaaaaaaaatagtaaacgTAGGTGACTAAAATGATAAAAGTATATAAAGACAATGGCTAAATTGCAACAAACTTTTTTTTTGTGtgctcaaaatgaaaatttatgaaaattgggTTTAGTTTACCGTTAATATAAAAGTTGCTTAATTTCGGTTCACTTGAACCATTTCCGGTCATCCATCGATATCACGTGAATACCTTTGCTCTGAAACATGCCAAAAACGATAGTGCCAACTGAAATTTATGAGAAATTTCCTGGAAACATAAAAGGAAGATCACTTTGAATGTCACCAAATCAAGCCTTGCCCATATTCGACTGTGtacttaatttactttttcttgcccttcaaattcacatataaaaatGAACTATGTGATTATATAGATGCCATGCAATGCAAGTTTGGCCTATCTCTACCAAAGTTGTCATGTAAAATACCTAGTAACCAAACTCTTTctatcaaatatatataaaacgaTATGGATGGTTCATGTAAGCATTGTCTAAAGTGGATGTGGGTagcttgcttctattttgagtttATGCTTGTGTCAGCCGAGTTTCAGCGATTCCAACACCCTGTGAAAGCCGATGGGTCACTTAGCTTTCTGGTGATAGGAGACTGGGGAAGAAAAGGAGCTTATAATCAATCCCAAGTGGCCCTTCaggtccttttctttttcttttttttctctgttTACTGTGAAAATTAATACTATGTTTACATATTGCAAATATATAGATGGATGTAAAATTAATATCTGGTGCATGTGCATGGAATACATTGTATTGTTGGTAGATGGGGAAGGTTGGCGAGAAACTAGGCATAGATTTTGTTATCTCAACTGGAGACAATTTTTACGAGAAGGGTTTGGCTACCCCCTATGACCCTCATTTCAAACACTCGTTTACCAATATCTACAGTGCCAACAGCTTGCAAAAGCAATGGTATAGTGGTAAGCACCAAATATTGACTGCTTCTTTTCATTTGGGGATTCACATTTTCCTTCTTTTCGGACGTgactatgtatatattatatatatgttacaGTTTTGGGCAACCACGATTACAGGGGAGACGTGCAGGCGCAGTTGAGCCCCATTCTGAGGAAGATCGATAGCAGATGGCTTTGCCTGCGGTCTTTCCTCGTTAACACAGGTAAAAAAATGTGAATACTTTGTTTATTTGAAAAGCAAAAATcttatcaaaatttataaaaatggaCAGAAATAGCGGAATTTTTCTTCATAGACACGACCCCGTTTGTTGATGAGTACTTCAGAAACCCAAAGCACCAAAAGTTCGACTGGAGAGGGGTGATTCCTAGGAATAAATACCTCACCCGGGTTTTGAAGGAATTGAGATGCTCTCTGAGGGAATCAGTTGGTAAGTGGAAGATAGTGATCGGGCATCATCCCATCAGAAGCATCGGGCACCATGGTCAAACCAAGGAGCTCATCACTCTCCTTCTACCTATACTTGAGGTGAACTACCTCTACCTAATTAAGGTATAATTTGCTGCCAAAGCTACgttataacaattaattaatttggcATTGCAGGCATACAATGTAGATATGTACATAAACGGGCATGATCATTGCATGCAACACTTGAGTAGCATCACAAGGTAAATTCAATAAGAGTGAGTGCCTCCTCAAATTAAAAGACTATTCGTTGAGGGTAAATATGTTTCTGATTGTAAATGCAGCCCGCTCCAGTTTTTCACCAGTGGAGGTGGTTCGAAGGCATGGaaaggtgattttgattatttagACGGTGGGGGAGATGatgaaatcaaattttattacgaCGGCCAAGGATTCATGTCTGTTGAGCTAACTCCCACTAATGCTAAAATTGCCTTCTATGATGTTTCCGGCGACGTTCTGCATAGCTTCAGTTCCAACCAACTCTACTACACTTACAGTACTGAAATGTAGGAAATAATAGAACaatgatggatgaaatgaatCAATCGAGTTTTAGATCACTCCGCTCTATATATTATCCGCACAAAATGTGATCCAAATGTCTTACTGATTGGCCTGCCCCTTACAGGAAGCATCCAAGACTGATTGATAATAAGCTATGAATTTTTGTGCATAAGGCAGCTAGTGGGTTAAAGGTAGGATTCTAATTCTTAACTGAGATTCAGGATGAACTAGAAATAATATTGAGAAAAGTTTAACAAAGAAACTGAACTAGAACAGAACCTAAGCTTCAAAAACATAGGAATCCTACGTAGCCCGTGTTTGTGGCCGGCCGGAATTGAAGTAAACAACAAACTATTAGAACCAAAAAATTTGATGTAAAATTTAGTAAATCAGGATTTATCATGCCAAATCATCAAAAACAAAACTAGATACAGAAGCGTATTTCAATCCATTAAAATCTTCAAATCTTCGAGTCTTATGGTTTTGATCTTCCAGATTAACACACAAATAATTTAGAGAATGTGACTCTCTCTCTTTTCTGAAGATGAGATGTCATAAATGTTACGTATGTGTAATTTGGGAACATTAACATTTGCACATTAACCTCAATTTTTAATCAACTTATCATCCATTAGAAATTAGTTACTGGAGTATTTACACATATTTggcttatattttatttaataactaaagcCCAATAAGTTTTAACCAAAATAGATCACTTGATTAATATTTTATgttagtaaataataacatgtaattgatCTTGTTATATATGTGACGTTCATATGTTTCCAACAATatcccacttggaccacatatatatacttaaatgtcattatataaccttatgagttcaaaattttactatcatatccaaaaggtattgtaacagcccgattttgggcctaatcgaaatagtgatttcgaaaccacaaatttgaggttagagaaattattttcaatattattttatgtgttaaagAATGATtatatatgagtgcatgaaaattttggtggactaattttagcgattgcttgcttaatttcgaaaaaggactaaatcgcataaaaggcgaAATTTGTGTTCTACTAATTAGAAGTTCCATATAGCTAGAGAAACCTTAAATTAGAGTCCTTAATGTGCAATTAGGCCTTTAAAagggtgatggccggccataaaGACAAGAAAAGGAGAATGTCTaagttaggtgaaatttggtgactaatttaactagaaaaataataaaataagggaagctttcatctttttcattctcccTTTCTTCTCCACCATTTTTCTCCAAGAAAGAAGgccatgggagcttgaaattttcagcaaatttagactcttgcaagtaagtgattttgatggtctttcttgatgaattttgtacttttggggcccttgtagcttaagctaactaatggggggactattttgcaaaatggttgagagtctagggtttttccatgagaatactcttgttggttgctgaaattttatagaagaaaatgaatcatagttgttaaataaacaacttttgtgaagtggttttcatgaaaacacctaagattgtgaagtttataaaataggttgcaaatgtgtgaaataattaaaattgtgagatgctataggcttaaagtagtttcatctaggcttggttaatgtggaaattcgatgaaaatcgttttacgagcctaagggcaaaatcataattttgtggaagtctaagggcaaaacggtcattttgccaTAAATAACAATTATGGAATGTcttgattaatgtgatgattaaattagtgaattttatcattttagatcaagaaatacaaaatcagGACCTGGACTGGGGGAAgaccaagctagtagactaattcAATCTAGTCTCCCACTTTTTTTACACCGaggtaagttgcacataaatattaCAATTCTATTGTTATTATGCATTAAATATCGATATtgcatgaaattttttatttttttacgagTATGCATGACGAAATTTGATGTGGTGAAACTCCcggttgaaccgtaggaatagatcAAATATCCATGCTGTGATACTAGgggtatgtgagccagtgtaagaccatgtttggaacatggcatcagcatttatatgagagcttgtataagaccatgtctgggacatggcatggcctcgatatgtgagccagtgtaagaccatgtttggaacatggtatCGGCATTtaaatgagagctagtgtaagaccatgtctgggacatggcatcggcctcgatatgtgagccagtgtaagaccatgtttggaacatagtATCGACatttatatgagagctagtgtaagaccatgtctgggatatggcatcgacctcgatatgtgagctagtgtaagaccatgtttggaacatggcatcggcatttatatgagagctagtgtaagaccatgtctgggacatggcattggcatttatattagagctagtgtaagaccatgtttgggacatggcatcagcctcaacAGGTGAGATTgttaagaccatgtttggaacatggcattggcactgatatatgaaagccagtgtaagaccatgtatgggacatggcatcggcatcttacctttttgtatgaggcttatcaGGTATCCATTTATTTTTCCAACTAGTTCAAtaggtaatttaaaaattatatcatgattgagaaaagttatgattacgttgcaagtggtacaggtacctatatgaaaCTCATAAAAATGAGCTCGGGCTATGTATATGAATAGTAAggatgaaaatgagtaagttatgtctcTAGTCATTCGAGAATCTTGTGCAAATGTATGATATGCTATGAGTATGATGTTACTTGGTAAAGCGATGTTAATTATTacttgtaacttactaagctttatgcttacttcctctcttttccatttttcttatagtgccgccaagctagctctAGAATCAAGAGACATCAGAGGCATTGATTACACTATCACCTCAagtttttggtatagttagtttaaatgttttgagcgtggcatgtatagggacttggtctttttgtttagtgtcatgttggtttagccaaaagtgttggctcatatggatatgatattcattttgtataggctatTAATTTTGGCTAATactgattattattaaatgcatttgatgaaaattctcatGGATGTGTTTGTTGCATGGTTTGTGTTGATAAGTAGGAGATGTTGTATATGATAGGAAATAGCTtggaaatgatgtatggatgccTAGGTATTGGCTGATATGGCCATGTGTTTATGTGGTATTGGTagtgttttatttttttgtaaatgggtgtaagtaagggtgacaaaaaagcttggtaaatagccttgtttttgtccacacgggtagacacacgggcatgtgtctagatcgtgtgtgacataCAGTCTGCCCCATGGCGTGTAGacaggtcgtgtgtcccctgtacctaaattTGACTAAACAGAATACCCAGTAATAACCACATGGACAgaaacacagccgtgtgtctcaaccgtatagaggacacggtctagcacacaggcgtgtgccttagccgtgtgccttagccgtgtgcccttaaatggttgatgatgtcagaaatagaatgttaaggtttttgTACACGTACTGAGGCACAAGCGTGTCATggttgtgtgagggacacgggccatggacacgggtgtgtgccaagccgtgtaaaaacccctgtaaGTTTGAATCGAGAATTAAATTTGTACGgactagggacatgggcgtgtcccgatatgtttgggctgtgtgagccacacaggccttcaacatggccatgttaagaggacacacgggcgtgtcgccctCCCACACGGCTCTATGCCCTTGTTTGCATTGAAATTATTCATAGTTTTCAAAAGTGTGCAGTTTATTCCCGAACCATTTCCAAaacgtgttttgggcctcgtaggttcaTATTAGAGACGTTAAGgggaagtttgaaagttttaaatttgagctaAATTTATGACCTGAAATTTttttgtatgcatgtgtttaacgcctcgtaccctgtccgagggtgggatacgggtaaggggtgttacaggtattccgaacaatctcgtctattaattatgttaacataaaaCCAATGCGACTTTTGTTACATATATCATAACTAAATTCATCCCTaatcacgtatattaacacaactAAATGACATAGATCTACTATGAATTTATAGCATAAAAATTACATGCAATGTGATCTAAACATCTTTATTTCCAATAGGTCCTCTTTAACCCTTTGtgagatcaaaccttaccaaaatcaaaatgtgaataaaccaaataaatcTTATTTATGTATAAAACAACATTAAAACCATAAACTAAAATAACCGAAAATGTGtctataaaaaatcatttaaaattaccAACTCCCACTAAAATTGAATATCCTGAAATGACATTACACCCATATAAGCAGTGTGCTCATAAAAACCTCAGGTGGTAGGCCCTTAGCAGATCCAcaatcatggagtttgtcccaaTATGCTTTATAAACACCTGACCACTCTAAACTCTTACTTTAACAACCAAGAATTTGAAGTCAACATGCTTTGACTTTGATATGCTCTTATTGTTATTGGAATAAATTACTACAGCTTGTTATCACAATTTGTACCTTAGTGACAAAATTTTGCATCTATATTCCATTAAAATCGAAGTTTGTATACTTGAAAAACTCTAACTTATCAAACCCCCATTATGTGAGCAtgtaacatttttttttttttctgaagatAATGTATGAATCATTTGGTTGCTTTCTATTGATCCATACCCGAATTGCTTAAATATTCGTACAACATGGCAACAATGTACTCAATATTTGAACACATACAAACCTGAACATACATTAGACTTTCCACTACTAAAATGTAGGGAATCTTATGCATTTCTataatctcaaaatcattcttaAGGCATTAATTGAGACTATTCTTACTCCCACTGAACTTTTAATATATGCAATCATTGACCAAAGTCATCTTGAAAATGAATGAGATAATCACTTGGTGAATATTGTAGATAAGAGGCCTGCTTAAGCCTATagatgaatttatttaatttgcaAACCATTGAATTGTTGAATATGGCGCCCTAAGTTTagtatattcattttgtatacttgtatttttcaaaaaaattggtttaataataacatctATTAATTACAATAATACCCTTTATATATTGTCCCCAATGTTTTTGCATGTAAAGCAAAACGGAAGCAAATATTAACTCACTGGTTATCTAATATTTAACAAATACTAACCAGTTGTACGTGGTCAAATCATGTATTcatagatgaacctaaacatgtccataacctaatcgaaaatgagcaaaccgattgaaaaattaatgttgtctatcaagtccaattggggagatgctttgCCTTAAGCATTGGAACAAATGATTCTCAAAAGATAGAAACATAGATGTGACTAAttggaattgtaacaccctattcCCAACCCGATCGTCGAGTCCGATCAACAAATTCGAATGTTTGTTAATGATGTTTACAAGACAACTTTTTTAAGCGATATGTGATAAACTAGCATGCATAATTTGTGTTATTTAATACTTATTTTAGCTTTTTTTTAAGTGAAATTGAGTCATTTATCCATTTAACTATTGTATGTGTTGTAGTTAGGTCTAATGTTAGTTTATGTTTAATCCGATGTTTTTCTTGCCATTTGAGTTTTAAGTCTTGATGATACTTAATATAGTGTAAAATGTTTATGTAGGTGAATCAAGAGATCCAAAGTGGTTGAAAAAAGGATAACGCCGCAACGTGAGATGATCTGAGTTTGAGAGGTTATGTGCTGACTTGGTGTGCTACTTGGTGACCAAATACATGGTCACAACGAGGAAAGGAACTTAGTCATGATCATACCGCCTGTTGAGGTATGAAGGAAGGAACTTAGTGGTAGatgtcactgtaacaccccacacccgagccCTACACCGGGACaagatacgaggcgttaccacactTAATTACATACATACAATCATTTCGATGTCATTAAGGCTTggttaagtttaaaaaaaaactttttcgaaCTTTGTCTAaaatccttaatatgggcctacgaggcctcaaacatccattggaaGCTATTCAGAACCAACTCAGGTCCTTAAAACGACTTTATAAAAATGAcccttgaaatagggcacacgcccgtgtggaagggcaacacgccgtTGTGGCCACTATGACatggcccgtgtggttcacacggcctaagcacaagggAACACGCCCTTGGCCTGAGCCCGTGCaaaataaattctaaattcaaacctacaggggatttcacacggcctgacacacgcccgtgcctatggcccgtgtccttagaaaaaaaacatgaacactcttATGGTTTCCTCAAGTTCCCATATGGTTttttcgactccatgtctatgccataatactttaacaagtGCAATACTCTTCTTCCTCAATTGTTTTACTTCCCAAGCCAAAATTTTAACCGGCTCTTCGccgtaagtcatgtctgagcTAATCTCAACTTCTGTTAGCGAGATTACATACGAGGGGTCCAAACAGTAGCGACGTAACATAGACATATAGAAAACACTGTgtatcttttctaattctgatgGCAACGCTAATcggtatgctaccggtccaattctctcagtcaccTCGTAAGGTTTAATAAACCgtagacttaatttgcctttccttcCGAATCGGAGAaccttcttccacggggatactttcaaaaacactttatccccgacttgaaactcaatctctttctgtttcaaatctgcataggatttctgtctatccaaagCGGCCTTCAAATAGTCActaatcaccttaactttttcttCGGTCTCTTTAACTACGTTAACCCCGTgtatctgattctctctcagcttggtccaatacaagggtgttcgacacttacgcccatacaaagcctcataaggcaccatttttagacttgactgataactattgttgtaggcaaattcagctagcagtaaatacttttcccaactgccttggaactcgagaacacaacattgCAACATGTCTTTtaagatctgaatcactctttctgactgattattggtttgcgggtgaaaagccGTGATAAAATTCAGtttcgttcccaatgcctcttgcaacttcccTCAAAActgcgaggtaaacctcggatctctatccaaaataattgaCAAAGGTACTTCATGAAGTCTCACGATCttggaaacatacaattcagccaatttctcaagggaataatCAGTACGCACCggtataaaatgtgtcgtttTTGTAAtcctatcaacaacgacccaaatagAATCTTTTTTCCTTGGCGTCGATggtaaccctgatacaaaatctatGGTTACAcggtctcatttccactcgggaaccatcacaggttgaagtaaacccgaaggtacttggtgttcagctttcacttgttgacaaattagacacttagaaacaaactctgaaatgtctcttttcattcccaaccaccagtacattttctttaagtcattggacattttcacactacccgaatggatagacaaacaaccactatgtgcctctcgtaaaatcttctgaatgagctcattatccttgggtacacaaattctgtctcgGTACATCATACAACCTTCGGTACCAATACTAAACTTTGATTCATTTCCCATCTCACACTAAGTcattttagcttgcaagtccctatcacctttctgagcctcacaaatctcttgaaggaacgtaggtctagctctcatctcgactagaatcgagccatcatcaatcacggtcaactgagtattcatagccctcaaggcgaacaatgatttcctacttaatgcatcggctactacattagcctttccagggtggtagtcaatcaccaactcgtaatcctttatcagttttagccaccttcgttgccatagattcaactctttctaagtcatcaaatacttgatgcttttatggtcggtgaacacTCGGTATctctctccatacaaatggtgtctccaaatttttaatgcgaacacgatggctgctagctctaaatcctgggttgggtaattcttctcgtgtggctttagctgttTCGAGGCATAGGttatcaccttgccttcttgcatgagcacgcaccctaacccattcaaggatgcatcactatacaccacaaactcttttcccgattttggttgcactagaattggggcttcggtcaacaaggtcttcagtttctcaaaactctgttggcacttctctgtccattcgaacttgacatccttttgtaacaaccttgtcatcggagtagctatcatagagaatccattcacaAATCTTCTGTAGTACCCAACTAAACCCAAAAAGTTTCGAACCTCTGACACATTCCTtggcggtttccactcaacaatag encodes:
- the LOC108474896 gene encoding purple acid phosphatase 8-like, with the protein product MDGSCKHCLKWMWVACFYFEFMLVSAEFQRFQHPVKADGSLSFLVIGDWGRKGAYNQSQVALQMGKVGEKLGIDFVISTGDNFYEKGLATPYDPHFKHSFTNIYSANSLQKQWYSVLGNHDYRGDVQAQLSPILRKIDSRWLCLRSFLVNTEIAEFFFIDTTPFVDEYFRNPKHQKFDWRGVIPRNKYLTRVLKELRCSLRESVGKWKIVIGHHPIRSIGHHGQTKELITLLLPILEAYNVDMYINGHDHCMQHLSSITSPLQFFTSGGGSKAWKGDFDYLDGGGDDEIKFYYDGQGFMSVELTPTNAKIAFYDVSGDVLHSFSSNQLYYTYSTEM